A window of Gavia stellata isolate bGavSte3 chromosome 29, bGavSte3.hap2, whole genome shotgun sequence contains these coding sequences:
- the RHCE gene encoding blood group Rh(CE) polypeptide translates to MPSNYRNFRKNVPWLILFLEAVFIILFYFLFSDDSASRSSISYAAFQDVNHMVIFGFGFSLMFLRRYGFSSTGFNLLIIVLGVQCSILIESSLVVLLHRENEGGLKRITKAVVSMTAVVISTGAVLGKTNPVQLILMTIVEIIVFHMSRWINNTFLQVSDINSMMHVHLFGAYFGLAVSSRFSEPSPRSEKNASTLKSDLLSMLGTLFLWVFWPSFNSVLAANKRKAIYNTYFALAVSAVTAFVSSVLTTKDGKFRMAHIRSAVLAGGVAVGYAAHSIEYPWIAMILGLLASVITILGSYCLQQCLNPALKVHDSSGVHFTFGLPGVLGALAQVVLFVIKNWTNLPSLGYLVTIHVGAFCLTISVALITGFITGLILNLKLFKTIPVSKYFEDQFYWEFPHLAIGF, encoded by the exons ATGCCTTCTAATTACCGCAACTTCCGAAAAAATGTGCCGTGGCTAATCCTTTTTCTGGAAGCTGTTTTCATCATCCTCTTTTACTTTTTGTTCTCAGATGATAGTGCATCCAGATCAAGCATCTCCTATGCAG CTTTTCAAGATGTCAACCACATGGTGATTTTTGGATTTGGCTTTTCTCTGATGTTTCTGAGAAGATATGGGTTTAGCAGCACTGGATTCAACCTCCTGATCATTGTACTTGGTGTCCAATGCTCCATCCTGATAGAAAGTTCATTAGTTGTCCTTCTTCACAGGGAAAACGAAGGTGGTCTGAAAAG gaTAACAAAGGCTGTTGTGAGTATGACTGCTGTGGTCATCTCCACTGGAGCTGTTCTGGGGAAGACTAATCCTGTGCAATTAATTCTGATGACAATTGTGGAGATAATAGTTTTCCATATGAGCAGATGGATCAACAACACATTCCTGCAG GTTTCAGACATTAACAGCATGATGCATGTCCACCTGTTTGGAGCCTACTTTGGTCTGGCAGTCTCCTCACGTTTCTCTGAGCCGTCACCAAGGTCTGAGAAGAATGCGAGTACCCTGAAGTCGGATTTATTGTCGATGTTGG GCACTCTCTTTCTCTGGGTGTTCTGGCCAAGCTTCAATTCTGTACTAGCTGCGAACAAGAGGAAAGCGATCTACAACACCTACTTTGCCCTTGCTGTGAGTGCTGTAACTGCCTTCGTGTCGTCTGTTCTGACCACAAAGGATGGAAAGTTCAGAATG GCTCATATCCGCAGCGCAGTACTGGCTGGGGGGGTTGCTGTTGGCTATGCAGCACACAGTATCGAGTATCCTTGGATTGCGATGATTTTGGGTCTGCTTGCCAGTGTCATAACCATATTAGGATCTTACTGTTTACAG cagTGCTTGAATCCTGCTCTCAAGGTTCATGATTCCTCTGGAGTTCATTTCACTTTTGGCTTGCCCGGTGTGCTTGGAGCTCTTGCCCAGGTCGTTCTCTTCGTAATAAAAAACTGGACTAATTTACCAAG cctGGGTTATTTGGTCACGATCCATGTTGGTGCCTTCTGCCTGACCATCAGTGTTGCCTTGATAACAGGTTTTATTACAG GTTTAATCTTAAACCTCAAACTGTTTAAGACCATCCCTGTATCAAAGTACTTTGAAGACCAGTTTTATTGGGAG TTTCCCCATTTGGCTATTGGATTTTGA
- the TMEM50A gene encoding transmembrane protein 50A produces MSGFLESLRCSECVDWGEKRNTIASVAAGVLFFTGWWIIIDAAVKYPKVEDFNHSYHACGVIATIAFLMINAVSNGQVRGDSYSEGCLGQTGARIWLFIGFMMAFGSLIASMWILFGGYVVKEKPVVYPGIAVFFQNAFIFFGGLVFKFGRTEDLWQ; encoded by the exons ATGTCAGGTTTTCTTGAGAGCTTGAGGTGCTCGGAGTGCGTCGACTGGGGAGAGAAACGAAACACGATCGCTTCTGTTGCTGCGGGAGTGCTG TTTTTTACAGGTTGGTGGATAATCATAGATGCAGCTGTAAAATACCCTAAAGTGGAAGATTTCAACCATTCATACCATGCTTGCGGGGTTATAGCCACTATTGCGTTCCTAAT GATCAATGCAGTGTCTAATGGACAAGTGCGGGGTGACAGTTACAGTGAAGGCTGTCTGGGACAAACAG GTGCTCGGATCTGGCTGTTCATCGGTTTTATGATGGCTTTTGGATCTCTGATTGCTTCCATGTGGATCCTTTTTGGAGGCTACGTTGTTAAAG aaAAACCAGTAGTATACCCAGGAATAGCTGTGTTTTTCCAGAATGCGTTCATCTTTTTTGG AGGACTGGTCTTCAAATTTGGTCGCACGGAAGATTTGTGGCAATGA